In Microbulbifer salipaludis, a genomic segment contains:
- a CDS encoding DUF998 domain-containing protein, with amino-acid sequence MDRELLDTEIDHHTAKLIVGAIALSLAFFTDCLTPGVSISSISLSYHLTDNARDVLVGSLCVISAFLWSYNGYSLFQAVLSKVGAVAVAAVAFFPCDCFTGRGIDGEATMTGILHTASAVLMFVILAIFCWLFSLRAKVKSSKQSEIRCWIYRICAVVMVGAMAVQLLDFLEWVDFSGITQRLTYYVEATGLMAFGVAWMTASRMLPFITNEDERIKIELSG; translated from the coding sequence ATGGATAGGGAACTACTAGACACGGAAATTGATCACCACACTGCCAAATTGATCGTGGGCGCTATAGCTTTGTCGCTGGCGTTTTTTACGGACTGTCTGACACCCGGGGTCAGTATCAGCTCAATTAGTCTGTCATATCATTTAACGGATAATGCCCGAGATGTACTCGTTGGGTCTCTCTGTGTTATCTCGGCTTTTCTCTGGTCGTATAATGGCTACTCTTTGTTTCAAGCTGTCTTAAGTAAAGTCGGCGCCGTCGCTGTCGCAGCAGTGGCATTTTTTCCATGCGATTGTTTTACAGGTCGGGGGATTGACGGAGAGGCGACGATGACCGGGATTCTCCACACGGCCTCGGCAGTATTAATGTTCGTTATTCTTGCAATTTTTTGTTGGCTGTTTTCCCTGAGAGCTAAAGTCAAAAGTTCCAAGCAGTCGGAAATTAGGTGTTGGATCTATAGGATCTGCGCAGTGGTCATGGTTGGCGCTATGGCCGTGCAGTTGCTCGATTTTCTGGAATGGGTAGATTTTAGCGGTATTACCCAGCGGCTGACTTACTATGTCGAGGCGACAGGATTGATGGCATTTGGTGTGGCATGGATGACAGCGAGCCGTATGTTGCCATTTATTACCAATGAGGATGAGCGTATAAAAATTGAGCTCTCTGGATGA
- a CDS encoding ABC transporter ATP-binding protein produces MTATAALTIDRLRVVYGSHRALDDVSLQVEPGEILGILGPNGAGKSTLLRAITGKLRPTSGKIFIAGKALFPGKAYQHSIGFTPQFLGLYRHLTGRENLAFFARCTGVRRQQICARVSQALEEIELTDKADVRVDQLSGGMQRRLHLAATLVSQPALLVLDEPTAGVDLGVRMSIHDLIRRRAEQGATVVVVTHELDEAEVLSHRVALLHQGQLRALDEPQALVHETFGNRQLFVVRTVHMVPPALGDRLREIGFRRRSDDGIDDSNDERNKKISEWCLESDLPLDKLIDHLYRDLAGARDAIAEVSVRRPGLKHVMQHVTGARTDSVVASESEQES; encoded by the coding sequence ATGACGGCGACGGCAGCACTCACCATTGACCGACTGCGGGTCGTTTACGGCAGCCACCGCGCCTTGGACGATGTTTCATTGCAGGTGGAACCAGGTGAAATACTCGGCATCCTCGGACCGAATGGTGCAGGAAAATCGACGTTGTTGCGCGCCATCACCGGCAAGTTGCGTCCTACCTCTGGGAAAATATTTATCGCAGGGAAGGCGCTTTTTCCGGGCAAGGCTTATCAGCATTCGATCGGCTTCACCCCTCAGTTCCTGGGTTTATACCGGCACCTGACGGGGCGTGAGAACCTGGCGTTTTTTGCGCGCTGCACCGGTGTCCGTCGCCAGCAAATATGCGCACGGGTTAGTCAGGCGCTGGAAGAAATCGAGTTAACAGATAAGGCCGATGTGCGGGTAGACCAGCTGTCCGGTGGTATGCAACGGCGCTTACACCTGGCAGCCACCCTGGTCTCGCAGCCCGCTCTACTTGTGCTGGACGAACCCACCGCCGGGGTCGACCTGGGCGTGCGCATGTCAATCCACGACCTTATTCGCCGCCGCGCCGAGCAGGGTGCGACCGTGGTCGTGGTTACCCACGAATTAGATGAAGCGGAAGTGCTATCCCATCGCGTAGCGCTACTTCACCAAGGCCAGCTGAGAGCCCTGGACGAGCCCCAGGCACTGGTACACGAAACTTTCGGTAACCGTCAGCTCTTCGTTGTGCGCACGGTGCACATGGTTCCCCCAGCGCTCGGTGATCGGCTGCGGGAAATCGGTTTCCGCCGTCGCAGTGATGACGGTATTGATGACAGTAATGATGAGCGTAATAAAAAGATCAGTGAATGGTGTCTGGAAAGTGACCTGCCGCTGGATAAGCTGATCGATCACCTCTATCGCGACCTTGCGGGAGCCCGTGATGCCATTGCCGAGGTCTCGGTACGCCGGCCCGGATTGAAACACGTGATGCAGCACGTTACCGGTGCCCGCACCGATTCTGTGGTGGCGTCTGAGTCGGAGCAGGAGTCATGA
- a CDS encoding OsmC family protein, with translation MTEKTNYHVGEFSNQQPLITQYQPSKFAKAKHPEPYRFEVNLSAEAGKKQRKQGVVSVNIPGFSPVKLYCDEQPPVGDDTAPPPLAFFAAGIGFCLMTHLTDILTARKIQVDNLKLEQRIVFRTNLGHMREHGYMTNGGCDVVETHVIIDSPESEHKIKDLLDEAENGCMAHYALRNPIPWSTRLIYNGNEVISRQGA, from the coding sequence ATGACCGAAAAAACGAATTACCATGTTGGGGAATTCAGCAATCAACAACCGTTAATCACGCAATATCAACCATCTAAATTCGCAAAGGCCAAACACCCTGAGCCCTACCGATTTGAGGTGAATTTGAGCGCAGAGGCAGGTAAAAAACAAAGAAAACAGGGGGTTGTTTCGGTCAACATCCCAGGCTTTAGTCCTGTAAAATTGTATTGCGATGAACAGCCACCTGTCGGGGACGACACCGCGCCGCCACCTTTAGCATTTTTTGCCGCCGGTATAGGCTTCTGCCTAATGACGCACCTTACCGACATCCTTACCGCGCGTAAAATTCAGGTGGACAATTTAAAGCTCGAGCAGCGCATTGTGTTTAGGACAAACCTTGGCCATATGCGCGAACATGGATACATGACAAATGGTGGTTGTGACGTGGTAGAAACGCACGTGATTATCGATAGCCCCGAGTCAGAGCATAAGATAAAAGATCTACTTGATGAGGCAGAAAATGGTTGCATGGCACACTATGCCCTAAGAAATCCAATCCCCTGGTCAACCCGCCTTATCTACAATGGCAACGAGGTTATCAGCAGACAGGGCGCTTAA
- the prpF gene encoding 2-methylaconitate cis-trans isomerase PrpF, which produces MTSAPQIFPPQIKIPATYMRGGTSKGVFFRLQDLPEPAQTPGQARDNLLLRVIGSPDPYGKHTDGMGGATSSTSKTVILSKSEQPNHDVDYLFGQVSIDKPFVDWSGNCGNLTAAVGAFAINSGFVDAERIPQNGICTVRIWQANIKKTIIAHVPITNGEVQETGNFELDGVTFPAAEVQIEFMDPADGEGAMFPTGNLVDDLEVRGVGTLKATMINAGIPTIFVNAADIGYTGTELQEAINGDDKALAMFETIRAYGAVKMGLIEKVEEAAARQHTPKIAFVAPAKGYAASSGKQVDAGEIDLLVRALSMGKLHHAMMGTAAVAIGTAAAIPGTLVNLAAGGGERNAVTFGHPSGTLRVGAEAEVVNGQWTATKAIMSRSARILMEGWVRVPRGCL; this is translated from the coding sequence ATGACCTCCGCACCCCAAATCTTTCCCCCCCAAATCAAAATCCCAGCCACCTACATGCGCGGCGGCACCAGCAAAGGCGTCTTCTTCCGCCTACAAGACCTCCCAGAACCCGCCCAAACCCCAGGCCAAGCCAGAGACAACCTGCTACTCCGCGTAATCGGCAGCCCCGACCCCTACGGCAAACACACCGACGGCATGGGCGGCGCCACCTCCAGCACCAGCAAAACCGTCATCCTGTCGAAGAGCGAGCAGCCAAATCATGACGTTGATTACCTGTTCGGCCAGGTCTCCATCGACAAGCCATTCGTAGACTGGTCCGGCAACTGCGGCAACCTCACCGCCGCCGTCGGTGCCTTCGCCATCAACAGCGGTTTTGTGGATGCCGAGCGTATTCCGCAAAACGGCATCTGCACCGTGCGCATCTGGCAGGCCAACATCAAAAAAACCATCATCGCCCACGTACCCATCACCAATGGGGAAGTGCAGGAGACCGGTAATTTCGAACTGGACGGCGTCACCTTCCCGGCGGCCGAAGTGCAGATCGAATTCATGGACCCGGCGGATGGCGAAGGGGCGATGTTCCCCACCGGCAACCTGGTGGACGATTTAGAGGTGCGGGGCGTCGGCACCCTGAAAGCCACCATGATCAACGCCGGCATCCCGACCATCTTCGTCAATGCGGCGGATATCGGTTACACCGGCACCGAACTGCAGGAAGCCATCAACGGTGACGACAAGGCCCTGGCCATGTTTGAAACCATCCGAGCCTACGGCGCGGTCAAGATGGGCCTGATCGAAAAGGTGGAAGAGGCCGCCGCTCGCCAGCATACCCCCAAGATCGCGTTTGTCGCGCCGGCCAAAGGCTATGCGGCCTCCAGTGGCAAGCAAGTGGACGCAGGTGAAATCGACCTGCTGGTGCGCGCCCTGTCCATGGGGAAACTGCACCACGCCATGATGGGAACCGCCGCCGTCGCCATCGGCACTGCCGCCGCCATTCCCGGTACCCTGGTCAATCTGGCTGCTGGGGGAGGGGAGCGCAATGCCGTAACTTTCGGGCATCCGTCCGGCACCTTGCGGGTTGGTGCGGAAGCGGAAGTCGTAAATGGGCAGTGGACGGCAACTAAGGCCATCATGAGCCGCAGTGCGCGGATATTGATGGAGGGTTGGGTGCGGGTGCCTAGAGGCTGCCTCTAG
- a CDS encoding polyprenyl synthetase family protein yields MMEVVHLKSLINATLLELLPAQEASPTHLHQAMHYALLGPGKRLRPLLTLLAANGASDSHFLHMACVSEMVHTASLILDDLPCMDDATMRRGRPCTHIRFSESTAILASINFLNLAYGVVANCPNVDASTKVAISAHLSHVIGSMGLVGGQIADLQDQPVGAKSEIEQHYHQKTGCLIEFAVVTGARLRGMDADAIEAFTRFSRAFGLLFQLYDDMLDHSTFAQETGKDTQQDVGKTTLLSLYTPEEARGALNDAQALAREQLRRAGHEESSLAALVEQQFVTFNGAAQRLWS; encoded by the coding sequence ATGATGGAAGTGGTCCATTTAAAGAGCCTGATAAATGCAACCTTGCTGGAACTTCTGCCAGCGCAAGAAGCATCGCCCACGCATCTGCATCAAGCCATGCATTACGCTTTGCTGGGTCCCGGCAAACGCTTGCGACCGCTTCTTACGCTTCTGGCTGCGAACGGCGCCAGTGACAGTCACTTCCTCCATATGGCCTGCGTATCGGAAATGGTGCATACCGCTTCGCTGATTCTCGATGATCTGCCCTGTATGGACGATGCGACGATGCGCCGTGGTCGCCCCTGCACACACATACGTTTTTCCGAAAGCACCGCCATTCTTGCATCAATAAACTTCCTTAATCTTGCGTACGGCGTTGTCGCGAATTGCCCCAACGTGGATGCTTCCACCAAAGTCGCCATCAGCGCGCATCTCAGTCATGTTATTGGTTCTATGGGATTGGTTGGCGGGCAGATCGCTGATTTGCAGGATCAGCCTGTGGGCGCCAAGAGCGAAATTGAGCAGCACTATCACCAGAAAACAGGGTGTTTGATTGAGTTTGCTGTCGTCACCGGTGCGCGGCTCAGGGGAATGGACGCAGACGCGATCGAGGCATTCACGCGTTTTTCCCGTGCCTTTGGTCTGCTGTTTCAGCTGTACGACGATATGTTGGACCACAGTACCTTTGCACAAGAGACCGGTAAGGACACGCAGCAGGATGTGGGGAAAACCACTTTGCTTTCTCTTTACACACCGGAGGAAGCTCGAGGCGCATTGAACGACGCACAAGCGTTGGCAAGAGAGCAATTGCGCAGAGCAGGGCACGAGGAATCGTCACTCGCAGCGCTCGTGGAGCAACAGTTCGTTACCTTCAACGGTGCGGCGCAAAGGCTCTGGAGTTGA
- a CDS encoding Lrp/AsnC family transcriptional regulator, translating to MLTKQDKKVLTTLQDNGRLPIAELAKKIHMSESTCLRRTKSLEERGIIKRYSAILDDEKAGFGVVAFVQVSINQNNEAEFDGFKAAVQAHPLILECYSLSGQYDHLMKVVARNNKELSQFILKTLRGFPEIKDAQTLFVLDQVKHTTCLPVELPE from the coding sequence ATGCTTACCAAGCAAGACAAAAAGGTGCTAACAACCCTGCAAGACAACGGTCGCTTACCGATCGCGGAATTGGCAAAAAAAATTCATATGTCTGAGTCTACTTGCCTGAGACGCACTAAAAGTCTGGAAGAGCGGGGTATCATTAAACGTTATAGCGCGATTTTAGATGATGAAAAGGCGGGGTTTGGGGTGGTCGCATTTGTTCAAGTGAGTATTAATCAGAATAATGAAGCGGAATTTGACGGCTTTAAAGCGGCTGTGCAAGCCCATCCGCTCATTTTGGAGTGTTATTCATTGTCCGGACAGTATGATCACTTAATGAAGGTGGTGGCGAGAAATAACAAAGAATTGTCACAATTTATTTTAAAAACGCTACGAGGGTTTCCCGAAATAAAGGATGCGCAAACCCTCTTTGTTTTGGATCAAGTGAAACACACGACCTGCTTGCCGGTGGAGCTGCCTGAATAA
- a CDS encoding OmpW/AlkL family protein: protein MKRILKFSPILAPLALALSSTASANPLGLTGPQDFIVRAGGYYISAGDDEVSFVDDSFRYFDAFRANVDPGSEWGWYFNLEWKPVEHWGIELGYMDGDSHTSSHGDEFFTLGFGDVEYRDVVSFDANISTLSLKFYPLDETCMVQPYIGGGISYTDFGDTGLSRAVRNDLADVGLRGNFDLGSSWGYTWQAGVDFNFGRDSSWLVNFAAVYAESSTEMRMQVLDDVAPPPGVDRFFESYSGDYLYDPWMLNLSVGYKFSF, encoded by the coding sequence ATGAAACGGATTTTGAAATTTTCGCCTATCCTGGCGCCATTGGCTTTGGCGCTGAGCAGCACCGCCTCGGCCAACCCACTTGGCCTGACCGGACCGCAGGACTTTATTGTCCGTGCCGGCGGATACTATATTTCCGCAGGCGATGACGAGGTTAGCTTTGTCGACGATTCATTCCGGTATTTCGATGCATTTCGCGCAAACGTTGATCCAGGCTCCGAGTGGGGCTGGTATTTCAACCTTGAGTGGAAACCGGTAGAGCACTGGGGTATCGAGCTTGGCTATATGGACGGCGACTCGCACACCAGCAGTCACGGTGACGAGTTCTTTACACTGGGTTTCGGCGATGTCGAATATCGCGATGTAGTCAGCTTTGATGCCAACATCAGCACCTTGAGCCTGAAATTCTACCCACTGGATGAAACCTGTATGGTTCAGCCCTATATCGGTGGTGGAATTAGCTATACCGACTTCGGTGATACTGGCCTTAGCCGTGCAGTGCGGAACGACCTCGCTGACGTAGGCCTGCGGGGCAACTTCGATCTGGGCTCCTCCTGGGGCTACACCTGGCAAGCGGGCGTCGATTTCAATTTCGGACGGGACAGTTCCTGGCTGGTAAATTTCGCCGCGGTGTACGCGGAGTCCTCCACCGAGATGCGGATGCAGGTTTTGGATGACGTTGCGCCACCCCCTGGTGTAGACCGGTTTTTTGAGTCCTATTCCGGGGACTACCTCTATGACCCCTGGATGCTGAATCTGTCAGTAGGCTACAAGTTCTCCTTCTGA
- a CDS encoding ABC transporter permease, with the protein MRAIFRVMALGLWRDRGALLLAFALPSLVFAIFASIFSGAAEGDLHLRVGLALESEDPVMQDFAQYLTQSKEVEITALPDSNRAQLLEEVRQGNFDTAVIIHGQAGANRGPLFTIVSEPTREIAALSLQGWLRKSLAAQQPQVLAQRLAQSTEALVDGFTPEQQARLDAALDSMASEPGSAITDDALIEFQPVYGQAPASVSGLSGIAYYAGATTILFLLLSAVNAGMVSLEERQNGISERLLLSKAAHARLLLGRFLFLLTVGFLQASAIFLVARFGFGLEIERVLAQVVVMAFACAAASAGLALLLLSLCRTTQQATTFSSFFVLIISAIGGSMVPRFMMPDWLQTLSLFTPNAWAIEGFYGALIRGDSWAQLAQPGGILAAVGLVCLLLAAVPLFKTPA; encoded by the coding sequence ATGAGGGCAATTTTCCGGGTGATGGCGCTGGGCTTGTGGCGTGACCGCGGTGCGTTACTTTTGGCCTTTGCTTTGCCCAGCCTGGTATTTGCTATCTTTGCCAGTATCTTCTCTGGCGCCGCGGAAGGCGACTTGCACTTGCGGGTAGGGCTCGCGTTGGAGTCGGAAGATCCGGTAATGCAAGACTTCGCGCAGTACCTGACACAAAGCAAAGAAGTGGAGATTACGGCACTGCCGGATTCAAACCGTGCTCAACTGCTGGAAGAGGTGCGACAGGGCAATTTCGATACAGCGGTAATCATCCACGGACAGGCAGGCGCTAACAGGGGGCCGCTGTTTACCATCGTCAGCGAGCCGACCCGTGAAATTGCAGCGCTGTCTTTACAGGGCTGGCTGCGAAAAAGCCTCGCCGCCCAACAACCACAGGTGCTTGCGCAACGTCTTGCGCAAAGCACAGAAGCATTAGTTGATGGTTTCACCCCGGAACAACAGGCGCGCCTGGATGCCGCTTTAGACTCGATGGCGAGCGAGCCGGGCAGTGCAATCACCGATGACGCGCTTATCGAGTTCCAGCCGGTTTATGGCCAGGCGCCAGCTTCAGTCTCTGGGCTGAGTGGCATTGCTTACTATGCCGGCGCCACCACGATTCTGTTCTTGTTATTGTCCGCCGTGAATGCCGGCATGGTCAGTTTGGAAGAGCGGCAAAACGGTATCTCCGAACGCCTGCTGCTGAGCAAAGCGGCACACGCTCGGCTGCTGTTGGGACGGTTTCTGTTTTTGCTAACCGTGGGATTTTTGCAGGCCAGCGCTATTTTTCTGGTCGCAAGGTTCGGATTCGGTTTGGAGATAGAGCGCGTGCTGGCGCAAGTTGTTGTGATGGCATTCGCCTGCGCCGCCGCGAGTGCCGGGCTGGCGCTGTTACTTCTGTCGCTGTGTCGAACAACCCAGCAAGCGACGACCTTTTCGTCATTTTTTGTGCTCATCATTTCCGCCATCGGCGGTTCAATGGTGCCACGTTTCATGATGCCTGACTGGTTGCAGACCCTGAGCTTGTTCACACCCAATGCGTGGGCGATCGAAGGTTTTTACGGAGCGTTGATTCGCGGCGACAGCTGGGCTCAGCTGGCTCAGCCCGGCGGCATCCTGGCTGCGGTTGGCCTGGTGTGCCTGCTGTTAGCGGCCGTACCCCTATTCAAGACGCCGGCATAA